A section of the Hypomesus transpacificus isolate Combined female chromosome 1, fHypTra1, whole genome shotgun sequence genome encodes:
- the atl3 gene encoding atlastin-3, with the protein MGSEPGPVQIVSVSKEDHSFTLDTKALERILLAPEVRDKDVVVLSVAGAFRKGKSFILDFMLRYLHRKDQGVDWLGKDNEPLIGFSWRGGSEPETTGILLWSEVFLVEKNDGTQVAVVLMDTQGAFDSQSTVKDCATIFALSTMTSSIQIYNLSQNIQEDDLQQLQLFTEYGRLAMDEIFLKPFQSLMFLIRDWSFPYEYSYGLVGGSQFLDKRLQVKESQHKELQTVREHIHSCFTSISCFLLPHPGLKVATSPSFKGQLSDVAPEFKDELRNLIPTLLQPDKLAVKEINGNKVTCRGLLEFFKAYIKIYQGEDLPQPKSMLEATAEANNLAAVATAKDQYYKNMEKVCGGDLPYVSPDTLEDKHRFNLQESLHIFSSTKKMGGKAYCDQYQGQLQAEILDLWKAFSKHNQSKNIFSAFRTPAVLFVLVCILYVLSGLLLFIGLGTVAFACDCVLGVAMIAMLAWAFIRYSGQYHGVGGTIDQAAEVLLDKATVVLNKTRGTRALAQTKKSS; encoded by the exons ATGGGAAGTGAGCCAGGCCCAGTTCAAATTGTGTCTGTGAGCAAGGAGGACCACTCATTTACTTTGGACACAAAGGCTCTTGAGCGTATACTGCTGGCACCTGAGGTCCGAGACAAGGATGTGGTGGTGCTCTCAGTAGCTGGAGCATTCCGGAAAGGAAAGAGCTTTATTCTGGACTTCATGCTCCGTTACTTGCACAGGAAG GATCAAGGTGTGGACTGGCTGGGTAAGGACAATGAGCCCTTAATAGGCTTTTCTTGGAGGGGGGGCTCCGAGCCAGAGACAACAGGCATCCTGTTGTGGAGTGAGGTCTTCCTGGTAGAGAAGAATGATGGGACACAG GTGGCAGTAGTACTGATGGACACCCAGGGAGCTTTTGACAGCCAGTCCACTGTGAAGGACTGTGCCACCATCTTTGCCCTCAGTACCATGACCAGCTCTATACAG ATCTACAATCTCTCACAGAATATCCAGGAAGATGACCTGCAGCAGCTTCAG CTGTTTACAGAATATGGTCGTCTTGCTATGGATGAAATTTTCTTGAAGCCTTTTCAG tctctcatgTTCCTAATCAGGGATTGGAGCTTTCCTTATGAATACTCCTATGGGCTGGTGGGGGGAAGTCAGTTTCTAGACAAACGGTTGCAG GTGAAAGAGAGCCAGCATAAGGAGCTGCAGACGGTGAGAGAGCACATCCACTCCTGCTTCACCtccatttcctgtttcctcctTCCGCACCCTGGGCTAAAGGTGGCCACCAGCCCTTCTTTCAAAGGACAGCTTAGTG ATGTGGCTCCAGAGTTCAAAGATGAGCTGCGTAACCTGATCCCCACCCTACTGCAACCAGACAAACTGGCTGTGAAGGAGATCAATGGAAACAAAGTCACCTGCAGGGGCCTTCTTGAATTTTTCAAG GCATACATCAAGATTTACCAGGGTGAAGACCTGCCTCAGCCAAAGTCAATGCTAGAG GCAACAGCAGAGGCCAATAACCTGGCCGCTGTGGCAACAGCCAAAGACCAATACTACAAGAACATGGAGAAG GTTTGTGGAGGCGATCTTCCCTACGTGTCTCCGGACACACTGGAGGACAAGCACAGATTCAACCTCCAGGAGTCCCTTCATATCTTCTCCTCCACCAAGAAGATGGGAGGGAAGGCATACTGTGACCAATACCAGGGTCAGCTGCAGGCTGAGATATTGGATCTCTGGAAGGCTTTCAGCAAGCACAACCAG TCAAAGAATATCTTCAGTGCATTCCGGACCCCTGCTGTGCTGTTTGTCCTAGTATGCATCCTGTACGTGCTGTCAGGGCTGTTGCTCTTCATTGGCCTGGGTACTGTAGCTTttgcatgtgactgtgtgttgggtgtggcCATGATTGCCATGCTGGCCTGGGCCTTCATCCGCTACTCTGGCCAATACCACGGTGTAGGAGGAACCATTGACCAGGCTGCAGAGGTCTTATTGGACAAG gctACTGTGGTGCTGAACAAGACAAGAGGAACGAGAGCTCTAGCACAAACGAAGAAATCCAGCTAA